TCGACGAGGCCGTGCGGCCCAGCACGCGCTGCGCTTCCCCCCACACCGCCGCGATCGTCGCGCGATCATCTCCGGTCTGCCCCGAGTCGAGCTGCTTCTGCGCAGCCGACACCGCTGCGCGAGCGTTGTGCAGCGCTTCGTCCTTGCGCGATTCGAAGAGATCGCCGCGGATGACCAGGGCGATCACCACGCAGATGATGAAGATCGCGAGCGACGTGAGCAGCAGGGTTATCGCCGTGGCGCGGAAGCGCATCGAGGTGCGCCACAGGCCGGAGACGACGTCGGGCCAACGGCGAGGCCCGCCCCAGAGCGCTGCGGTGACGCGCGTCGGAGGATTCACGGCCACGATCGGATCTAGCCGACGCTGCCGGCGCGGTAGCCCACCCCGCGGACGGTCGTGACGATGCGCGGGTTGTCGGGGTCGAGTTCGACCTTCGCCCGCAGGCGCTGCACGTGCACGTTCACGAGGCGCGTGTCGGCCTTATAGTGATAGCCCCACACCTGCTCGAGAAGCATCTCGCGCGAGAAGACCTGCTGCGGCTTGGATGCCAGGGCGACGAGCAGCTGGAACTCGAGCGGGGTCAGCGCGATGGGAGCCGTTCCGCGGCGCACCTCGTGCGCATCGACGTCGATCGTCAGATCGCCGACGCGAAGCACCTCGGTCTCGGCCTGCGGCGCGGGGCGGAGACGGGTGCGGATGCGCGCGACGAGCTCTTTCGGGTTGAACGGCTTGACGATGTAGTCGTCGGCGCCGACCTCGAGCCCGCGCACCACGTCGGCCGTGTCGCTGCGGGCCGTGAGCATGATGACGGGGACGCCGGACTCGGCTCGGATGCGGGTGCAGATCTCGATGCCGTCCATCCCGGGCAGCATGAGATCGAGAAGCACCAGGTCGGGCCGGCTCGAGCGCCATTCGTCGACAGCCAGCGCGCCGTCGGCGCAGAACAGCGCCTCGAAGCCCTCGGTGCGCAGCACGATGCCGATCATCTCGGCGAGCGCCGTGTCGTCGTCGACCACGAGGATACGAGAGGTCATGTTCCGCTCAGCCTCAGCTTTCTTCCTGTGCGGCACCGGCAGCGCCCCGGGGAGGCGACTCGGATCAGCCTACTTGAGAATGCTCTTCGCGCGCGGAGGCGGAGCACGCGTCCGGTCGGGGGCATGTGCCACGATGGGAGGGCGCAGGGAGGGAGTGCGAATGAGCGGTCAGACCTGGACCCCGGCACCGAGGAAGAGTGCGATCCCATTGCACCCGATGACGTTCGGGATGATTTTGGGGCGATCGTTCAGCGCTCTGAGGCACAACCCGAAGGTGCTGTTCGGATTCGCCGTCGCGGTGCAGTTCGGCATCACGGCCATCGCCGTCGTCGTGATCGTGCTCGTCGCGGGCTTCTCGGCCGCCCGCATCGCGAGCGTGCCGGCGGGATCGCCGGATCAGGGCCCGATCATCGCCGGGACCGTCGCGCTGGGCATCGTCGTCGGCATCGTGCTGACTCTGGCGAGCGTGGCGTTCACCTCGATCGTGCAGGGCCTGGTCGCCGCCGACGTGTCGTTCGCCGCCCTCGGGCGGAGGGCCCCGCTGCGCTCGCTGTGGTCGCGGGTTCGTCCCGCGTTCTGGCGGCTGTTCGCCTTCGCGCTGCTGCAGGGGCTCGCGGTGCTGCTCTGGATGCTCGCCATCGCCGGCGCCGCGATCGCGATCATGGCCGGCAGCGACTTCTCGGGCGGATCGATCGGTCTCGCCATCGGCCTGGTGGTTCTGCTCGTGCTGGCGAGCATCCCGCTGGTGGTCTGGCTGAGCACGAAGCTGCTGGTCGTGCCCGCGGCTCTGGTTCTGGAGCGGGCGCCGCTGGGCGCGGCGCTCGTGCGTTCGTGGCGTCTCATCCGCGGCCGCTTCTGGCCCGCCCTCGGCGTGATGTTCCTCATCGGCGCGATCATGGGCCTCGCCGCTCAGGTGGTGAGCGTGCCGGGCTCGATCCTCTCCGGCGTCCTCGGCGGCGTGATGGCGCCGTCCGGATCGCCGGATGAGAGCGAGGTGATCGGCTTCCTGGCGCTGACGATCCTGCCGCAGATCCTCGTGCTCGCCGTGCAGGCCATCACCCTCGTCGTGCAGGGCACGGGCGCAACTCTCATCTATCTCGACAGCCGCATGCGCTACGAGGGCCTCGACCAGACCCTGATCCGCTTCGTCGAGCGCAGCGCCCACGGCGCATCGGACGACGAGCTCGGCGACCCCTACGCGGTCGATCCGGCGCGCGCGGTGTCGAAGACTCCCCCGCCCAAGCAGCAGGCACCGGCGT
The window above is part of the Microbacterium sp. nov. GSS16 genome. Proteins encoded here:
- the mtrA gene encoding MtrAB system response regulator MtrA, whose protein sequence is MTSRILVVDDDTALAEMIGIVLRTEGFEALFCADGALAVDEWRSSRPDLVLLDLMLPGMDGIEICTRIRAESGVPVIMLTARSDTADVVRGLEVGADDYIVKPFNPKELVARIRTRLRPAPQAETEVLRVGDLTIDVDAHEVRRGTAPIALTPLEFQLLVALASKPQQVFSREMLLEQVWGYHYKADTRLVNVHVQRLRAKVELDPDNPRIVTTVRGVGYRAGSVG